The genomic segment CGACGCGGCGCGCCTCGATTTCCAGGTCGTCTACGTACGGCCGGCCGCCGACCAGCAGTGCCGCATCCTCGCGGCGCAGCACGCTGTGGCCGAGGATCGAGCCTGCTGTCGCCATGGGCTGCTCCCGTCGCCTGTCCCGAACCCCGCCGTCAGGCCGACGGGGCGTAGCCGATCAGGTCCAGGATGACGTGCGCGCCGGGCACCTGCAGCGGCCCGCCGATGCGCATCGTCGTGGAGGCCGGCTTGGAGCCCGGGAAGTGGCGCGCCCACTCGTTGATGGAGATCTGGAAGTCGGCGAAGTCGGCGTGGTAGCACTGCCGCTTGCAGATGTTCTCCAGCGAGGTGCCGGCGGCCTCGCAGATGGCCGAGATGTTGCCCAGCAGGTGCTCCATCTCCATCTGCGGTGGCAGCCCGTAGTGCGGGAAGCCCGGGTTGCGCTGCACGCCGGCGGGCAGGCTGCCCCGCTCGTCGGTGGGGATCATGGTGCTGAAGAAGAGGTAGTCGCCCGCCTTGACGGCCTGCGGCTCGTGCCACGGCGGCTCCACCGCATCGGAGGTCTCGATGGTCTGCTTGGAGATGGAGGCGTCGTCGGCCAGCAGCTTCATGGCGATCTCGACGCGCGAGCCCATGCCGCCGAGGCCCATGTAGGGAACCACGACGCGCGCCGGCGGGTTCTCCGGGAACCACTGCCGCCACACCCGGTCCATGCCGGCGAAGTCGTTGGGGCTCGAGAGGTAGACGGTGGCCTTCACGCAGTTGTCCTGCAGCGACGAGGCGCCGGCGGCGGCGGCGATCTTCTCGAGCTTCTGGAGCGTGTAGTCGGTCTGGCGCTCGATCGGCGAGTCGTACCAGAGGTACGGGTTGACTCGGGCCTCCGGCGCCAGGCCGCTGAGCGGGCCCATGTGGCGCTCGGACATCCAGTCGCCCATCCAGTCCACGGGGATCTCCCCGGCCAGGAAGATCCAGTCGCCGCGCCGGACGGCCGGTGAGTAGCCGGCCAGCGGCGACGGGACGCCCTCGGGAGTCTCGAAGCCCACGCTGGGGCCGCCGGGGATGGCCAGCAGATCCACCTCGATGAGCGAGTCCGCTACCAGCAGTTCCTTGATGCCCATGCCGGTGGAGGCGGGGCGCGGCGGCTTGATGTAGATGTCGCGGGTGCGCAGGTACGGCGTGATGGTGAGGCGCGGCCAGGTGTTGCCCTCGGCGAACTCCTCCATCGTGGGGTACTCCGAGGTGAACCACTGGTAGATGCGCACCACGTCGGTGGCGATGTCGCACCCGGCGGCGGCCAGAGTGGAGGTGAGGTTGTCCAGGATGACCTTGGACTGCAACTCCAGGTGGTTGTCCAGGTAGGGGTTGCGGCCGTCGCCGCCGCCCTCGGCGGTGATGCCGGTCTCGAAGTCGGTGGCGAGCTGGCCCGACAGGAACACCCAGTCGCCGGCCTTGACGCACGGCGTGTAGGGCATGAGCGGCATGGGCTCGCCGCCCCAGATGTGTTGGATGTCGCTGGACATTGTTTCCTCCGGTTGGGTTTGCGGTTCTGTCGGGGCGTCGACGGTGGACGGCCCCAGGCGCGCGCCCGCTGCCGTCCACCGTTGTTCAGTTGTTCGGCCCGGCCTTCAGGCGGCTTCCTGGCTCTCGGCGTCCCGGTCCAGGAGCAGTCCGCAGCTCTCGGTGATCTCGGTGATCCCCTCGAACCCCGCGGGCAGGTCCATGCCCTTGCGGGCGTACCACTCGCGCACCAGGGCGGGGCCGTCGGTGACGAGCCCGAGGTGCAGCGAGATGATCGCCAGCGCCGAGTCCTCGACCTCGGCGCTGTAGCCCGCCACGATGTCGCGGGGCACGATCACCCGGAAGTCGCGGTTGGCGGCATCGAACGCGGAGGAGAGCACGCAGGCGTCGGTGTAGGTGCCGGTCAGCACCAGGTTCGGGATGTTCATCTGGTGGAGCAGGAACTCCAGATCGGTGGGATAGAAGGCCGACAGGCGCTTCTTGGTGCGCACGTAGAGGTCACCCTCTTCCTCCTCGATCAGGATGTCGAGCCACTCGGTGCCCTCCCAGGAGTGCTGGTCCATCAGCGGGTTGGGCGGCAGGTACAACTCGTACATCGCACGCCAGTTGGCCATGCGGTTGTGGTGCCGCGAGTGCAGGTCGTCGATCCCGCCGTAGCGCTGCCAATGCTGGACGTGGATGATGGGAATGCCGATGGCGCGGCAGGCGGCGTGGAACATGTTGTGCGCCGGGATGCGCCAGCGGGCACGCGGCGCGGGGCACGTCAACTCGGCCTCGGGCCCCACGTGACCGCGGTGCATGTCGATGCAGGCGACTGCGGTCTTGTCGGGGTCCAGCCACTTGTCGAACACGTCGGCGGAGTTGCTGGTACCCGAGGGGAGCACGCGCCGCTCCTTGTTCTCCAGGTAGCAGTACATCTCGGTTTCCATGGTTGCCTCCTTTGTTGTCGATTGGGTGTGGGTTGGTGGTTGGTCTATCGGGTCCGGGTGACGCGTGTCGTACGGTCGCCCAACCGCCCGGGGAGCGACCGGACGACAGCCTGGTTGCTCCCCGGTGGTCGGGTGTTGGTTCGGTTGTGCGGGGGTCCGTGCCTCAGCAGCCGATGTCGGCGAGGTCGATCTGGCCGCCGATGCCGACCTCGAGGCCGACGGGGTTGTCGCCCTTGGTCTCGTCGGGGATCTGGATCTCGCCGCTGCGGACCCTGGCCTCGAAGTCCTCGTAGACGGCGAGGTCGTCGGCGCTGAGGGCCGAGAGCGCGGGGTCGCGCAGTTCGGCGGCCTTGATGCCCTCGGTGTTGTAGGCGGTGAAGTCGTTGAACTTCTCGACTGCGCCGTTGACGCCGCGGCTGATCATGTTGTAGGCCACGTCGGCGAGGCCGTGGACCGAGGACGTGAGGATCACGTCGGGGGCGAGGTGGTGGCTGTCGTAGTAGGCCGGGATGACCCAGACCTGGCTGTCGGCCTCCTGCGCCGCGTCGATGATGCCGAGCACGGCCTGGTCGGTGGCGGACTGGATGACGTCCACGCCGCCGGCGATGAGCGCCTGCGCGGCGGTCTTGGCGAGGCCGGTGTCGTCCCAGGTCTGGATGTACTCCTGGGTGAACTCGATGTCGGGGTTCACGCAGCGGGCGCCGAGGTGGAACGTCTCGGGCTGGCGGGTCAGCGCCGGGAACGCGAAGCCGCCGAGGGCGCCCACGTGGCCCGTCTCGGTGATGAGCGCCGCCAGCACGCCGGTGAAGAAGTTGGCGTGGTGCTGGGCCATGTCGATGAAGCAGAGGTTGTCCGGGCTGCCCTCCAGCAGATCCGGCGGGGGATCCACCGGCGCCACGCACACCTGGACGTCGGGGTAGGCCTCGGCCACCTGCGCGGCCGGGTCGGCCATGGCGCCGTGGGCCATGAGGACCAGGTCGAAGCCCTCGCTGGCGTAGGCGAGGCCCTGCTGCAGGTAGTCGTCCACCTCGTAGGCGTACTCGGTCGGCTCGACGTGCACGTTCCCCAGATCGGCCTGGGCCGCCAGGGCGCCGTCCCACCAGGCGTTCGCCCAGCTCTCGTCGTTGGAGAAGCCCGGGAACAGGATCACGACCCGGTAGGGCTCGGCGTCCGCTGCCGCCGCGGGGGCGGGCTCGGGCGGCGGCGGGGGCGGCTCGGGCTCGGCTGCCGGCGGCGGAGCGGGCTCGTCCGCCGCTGCGGGGGCGGGCTCGGGCGGCGGCGGGGGCGGCTCCGGCTCGGCCGCGGGTTCGGGCGGCGGCGGTGGCGGTGCCGCGGTGTCGCCGTCATCGCCGCCGCAGGCAGCGGCGATCAACGCGACACTCAGTAGCAGGCCGAAGAGCTTGGCCACGGTGCGACGGTTCATCTTTCTCTCCTTGGTTGGTTGGTGGATTGGGTCGGGGCCTCGAGCCGCGCGCTCAGGCCGGGTTGTCGAGAGTGTGTGCGGTGACACACGGCGCTTGGCGCATCGTAATTCGACGCCACGGTGCCGCTCCAAGTCACAGGCGTCACTATCGCGCCTCGGCGGCGGGCTCCCGCCAGGGAATTCCCACCGCAGCCGGATAGCGCGTGCCTCGCGACACCGCCACGGCTGCCACGGTGACGAGGTAGGGGAGGGCCAGCCAGAACTGGTCGGGCACGGGATCGAAGAAGTCGATGAGTCCCGCCACGAACTGCAGCGCCTGGCTGAGCCCGAAGAGTCCGGCGATGGCCACCACCCACAGGGGGTTCCAGCGTGCCACGACGACGACGCCGAGGGCTATGAACCCCCGTCCCGACGTGAATCCGGGAATGAACCGACCCGAGGTGGACATCACGAGAGCCGCACCACCAAGTCCGGCCAGGGCGTTGCCGGCGATGACCGCCGTGTACCGCAGCCGCCACACGTCCAGGCCGGCGGACGAGGAGGCGTGGGGACGCTCCCCCGCGGCGCGCACGTAAAGCCCCCACCAGGTGCGTCGCAGCAGGTAGAAGATCACGATGGCCAGAATTATCGAGATCCAGAACAGGAAGTTCTGCTCGTTGAGGATGTCGCGCAGCTTCGGAATCCGCCCCAGCAGGGGGACCGTCCAGGGGGACAGGGTGGGCGAGGTGTTCCCGATGATGACCTGCGCGGTGAGGATCCCCGTGACGCCGAGGGCGAAGATGTTGAACAGCAACCCGGTCACGATCTGGTCGGTGCCGCGCCGTACGTAGAGGGCCGACAGGACGACTCCTGCCGCCATGCCCGTCGCCGTGCCGGCGAGCAGGGCCAGCGGGACGTTGCCCGTGTTGACGCCGACGAGCGCGCAGATCGCCGCGCCGAACAGCATGGTGCCCTCGATGCCCACGTTGAGAACGCCGGCCTGCTCGCTGATGGCCTCACCGAGTGCCGCCAGCAGGACGGGCACCATGAGTGCCAGCCCCGAGGCGAACAGCGTGATGAGGACGACTTCTGTCACGGCGCTCCTAGTGCTGCGCGTAGCGGAACCTGATGGCCCCGGTGACCATCAGCATGATGACGAACGTGGCGATGAGCACCTCGCCGAAGGAGGAGGAGATGCCCGCGGCCGCCTGGAGGCTGTTGCTCCCCACGCGCAGTGTCGAGAAGATGAACGCCGCCGGCAGCACGGCTATCGGGTTCAACCGGGCGAGCAGGGCCACGGCGATGCCGACGTACCCGTAGTTGGAGATCCAAAGGTCCAGAGCCAGGTCGTGGTGGATGCCTCCCACCGTGACGGCGCCGGCCAGACCGCCGGCGGCGCCCGCGGTCACGAAGGAGGACACCGTGACCAGACGGGTGCGCACGCCTGCCAGGCGAGCGGCCCTCGGGTTGGCCCCGACGGAGCGGATGGAGAAGCCGAGTGAGGTGCGTGTCATGAGGACCCATGCCGCCACGGCGGCGGCAAGGGCGATGAAGACGCTGATGTCGACCTTCGCCGAGGCCCAGAAGTCGCGGAAGTGGGCGTTGTCGTGGATCTCCTGGCTCTGGAGCTGCGCGTAGATCTCGGGCCAGGCAACAGTGACGACGTAGTTGGCCGCGAAGAACGCCAGGAAGTTCAACATCAGTGAGGTGACGATCTCGTTGATCCCGAAGTACGCCTTGAGCACGCCCGGGACGGATCCCCAGACCGCTCCACCGGCGGCTGCGCCGACGATGAGGATGAGCACGAACAGTCCGTGCGCGGTGCCTTCGGGGAGCATGATCCCGAGCGTCACCGACACGATCGCGCCGGCGAACATCTGGCCCTCGCCGCCGATGTTCCACAGCCGCGCCGTGAAGGGGATGGCCGCCGCCAGGCCCGTGAGAATCAGGATGGCGGCGGTCATGATGGTCTGGCCAAGGAAGATCTCCTCGGCCAGCGAGTTGTTGACGATGGTCTTGGCGACAGTCCAGGGGTTGCCGCCGAAGGCGACGACGATGATCGCCATCACGGCGATGGTGAGCAGGATCGAGCCGACGATGTCGCCGTGGCGGATGGCCGAGAAGATGTTGAGGCGCGCCAGACCGCCCGGTGCCGTCCGGTCTGTGGCGGCTTCGCCGTTCAGTCTCGTGCCGGCGGCGCCACGGGCGCCGTTCCCCTCGCTCAGTCTTCCTCCCTCGGCCCGCGGTACCGGTGCCGGTCGGCTGCACCCACCGGCCGGTAGTCCGGGACGTGACGTTACTCCCTTTTCGTAATCGCGTTTTCAATCACGTGCATCCGTGTTTCAGCAATATCGAAATCCCGGACCGGTGCGCGCAGTGGGGCCCTTCGAGGCGGTGGCCGCGCTCCTGCGGACGCTCGCGCCGGGGCGCGGTACCATCGAGAACGT from the bacterium genome contains:
- a CDS encoding RidA family protein — its product is MSSDIQHIWGGEPMPLMPYTPCVKAGDWVFLSGQLATDFETGITAEGGGDGRNPYLDNHLELQSKVILDNLTSTLAAAGCDIATDVVRIYQWFTSEYPTMEEFAEGNTWPRLTITPYLRTRDIYIKPPRPASTGMGIKELLVADSLIEVDLLAIPGGPSVGFETPEGVPSPLAGYSPAVRRGDWIFLAGEIPVDWMGDWMSERHMGPLSGLAPEARVNPYLWYDSPIERQTDYTLQKLEKIAAAAGASSLQDNCVKATVYLSSPNDFAGMDRVWRQWFPENPPARVVVPYMGLGGMGSRVEIAMKLLADDASISKQTIETSDAVEPPWHEPQAVKAGDYLFFSTMIPTDERGSLPAGVQRNPGFPHYGLPPQMEMEHLLGNISAICEAAGTSLENICKRQCYHADFADFQISINEWARHFPGSKPASTTMRIGGPLQVPGAHVILDLIGYAPSA
- a CDS encoding cysteine hydrolase — protein: METEMYCYLENKERRVLPSGTSNSADVFDKWLDPDKTAVACIDMHRGHVGPEAELTCPAPRARWRIPAHNMFHAACRAIGIPIIHVQHWQRYGGIDDLHSRHHNRMANWRAMYELYLPPNPLMDQHSWEGTEWLDILIEEEEGDLYVRTKKRLSAFYPTDLEFLLHQMNIPNLVLTGTYTDACVLSSAFDAANRDFRVIVPRDIVAGYSAEVEDSALAIISLHLGLVTDGPALVREWYARKGMDLPAGFEGITEITESCGLLLDRDAESQEAA
- a CDS encoding BMP family ABC transporter substrate-binding protein, with amino-acid sequence MNRRTVAKLFGLLLSVALIAAACGGDDGDTAAPPPPPPEPAAEPEPPPPPPEPAPAAADEPAPPPAAEPEPPPPPPEPAPAAAADAEPYRVVILFPGFSNDESWANAWWDGALAAQADLGNVHVEPTEYAYEVDDYLQQGLAYASEGFDLVLMAHGAMADPAAQVAEAYPDVQVCVAPVDPPPDLLEGSPDNLCFIDMAQHHANFFTGVLAALITETGHVGALGGFAFPALTRQPETFHLGARCVNPDIEFTQEYIQTWDDTGLAKTAAQALIAGGVDVIQSATDQAVLGIIDAAQEADSQVWVIPAYYDSHHLAPDVILTSSVHGLADVAYNMISRGVNGAVEKFNDFTAYNTEGIKAAELRDPALSALSADDLAVYEDFEARVRSGEIQIPDETKGDNPVGLEVGIGGQIDLADIGC
- a CDS encoding ABC transporter permease; translated protein: MTEVVLITLFASGLALMVPVLLAALGEAISEQAGVLNVGIEGTMLFGAAICALVGVNTGNVPLALLAGTATGMAAGVVLSALYVRRGTDQIVTGLLFNIFALGVTGILTAQVIIGNTSPTLSPWTVPLLGRIPKLRDILNEQNFLFWISIILAIVIFYLLRRTWWGLYVRAAGERPHASSSAGLDVWRLRYTAVIAGNALAGLGGAALVMSTSGRFIPGFTSGRGFIALGVVVVARWNPLWVVAIAGLFGLSQALQFVAGLIDFFDPVPDQFWLALPYLVTVAAVAVSRGTRYPAAVGIPWREPAAEAR
- a CDS encoding ABC transporter permease, with translation MAIIVVAFGGNPWTVAKTIVNNSLAEEIFLGQTIMTAAILILTGLAAAIPFTARLWNIGGEGQMFAGAIVSVTLGIMLPEGTAHGLFVLILIVGAAAGGAVWGSVPGVLKAYFGINEIVTSLMLNFLAFFAANYVVTVAWPEIYAQLQSQEIHDNAHFRDFWASAKVDISVFIALAAAVAAWVLMTRTSLGFSIRSVGANPRAARLAGVRTRLVTVSSFVTAGAAGGLAGAVTVGGIHHDLALDLWISNYGYVGIAVALLARLNPIAVLPAAFIFSTLRVGSNSLQAAAGISSSFGEVLIATFVIMLMVTGAIRFRYAQH